In the Nitrospirales bacterium LBB_01 genome, one interval contains:
- the mqnB gene encoding futalosine hydrolase has translation MVVVVLYAVSAEGKDIRRALWERTSFSDKTHIGYINSNKVVCIETQMGKVNAACESALAIKEYAPDVVISTGIGGAYPDTDLNVGDVAVATCEIYGDEGVLLKDGFLDTFQMGIPLLKRGKKLFFNEFDMDTSITQRAYKIISDGLTGHVVKKGNFLTVSSCTGDSERAVMLKNKHSVICENMEGAAVAHVCAKLGVPVVEIRGVSNIVSDRDKERWDMALAVKNCSLAVILLLKSLNTQR, from the coding sequence ATGGTAGTTGTGGTTTTATATGCAGTCTCAGCAGAGGGCAAAGACATCAGAAGGGCGCTTTGGGAAAGAACCTCATTCTCCGACAAAACACATATCGGATATATTAACAGCAACAAAGTTGTCTGTATTGAGACACAAATGGGTAAAGTTAATGCTGCGTGTGAGTCGGCGTTGGCTATAAAAGAATATGCGCCTGACGTTGTTATCTCAACAGGCATAGGCGGTGCCTATCCTGACACTGACCTCAATGTTGGAGATGTAGCCGTTGCAACTTGTGAAATATACGGCGATGAGGGGGTTTTGTTAAAGGATGGGTTTTTAGATACTTTTCAGATGGGAATTCCTCTGTTAAAAAGAGGCAAAAAGCTGTTTTTTAACGAATTTGACATGGACACTTCTATTACTCAAAGGGCCTATAAAATAATATCAGACGGATTAACTGGACATGTTGTAAAAAAAGGCAATTTTCTCACCGTCTCATCCTGCACAGGGGACAGTGAGAGAGCGGTTATGCTAAAAAACAAACACTCTGTCATCTGTGAAAACATGGAGGGAGCGGCAGTTGCTCATGTTTGCGCTAAGCTCGGTGTGCCTGTCGTTGAGATACGAGGAGTCAGCAATATCGTTTCAGACAGGGATAAGGAGCGTTGGGATATGGCTCTTGCTGTAAAAAACTGCTCTTTAGCTGTTATCTTATTATTAAAATCGCTAAACACTCAGAGGTAA
- a CDS encoding NUDIX hydrolase: protein MPEITDKKTAWTGKFLKAVLIELRNSKGEKFIWEAFKRQNCDGIIAVVPFTKDGQVVVIKQFRPPVEKYVIEFPAGLSDRGESLIDVAHRELLEETGYSTPVMELLATGPLSAGASTEVLTVFVAVDAEKTSAQNLDHGEEIEIITLPVKDFYQNVYALENENTYIDLKLFGLFELAKKKYPV from the coding sequence ATGCCTGAAATAACCGATAAAAAGACAGCATGGACGGGTAAATTTTTAAAGGCAGTTTTAATTGAGCTAAGAAATTCAAAGGGTGAAAAATTTATATGGGAGGCATTTAAGCGGCAAAACTGCGACGGCATCATAGCAGTCGTGCCATTTACCAAAGACGGACAGGTGGTGGTTATAAAACAATTCAGACCGCCTGTGGAAAAATACGTAATAGAATTTCCAGCCGGTTTAAGCGATAGAGGGGAATCACTAATAGATGTAGCGCACAGGGAGCTTCTTGAAGAAACTGGCTATAGCACCCCTGTAATGGAATTGTTAGCAACCGGCCCGCTCTCTGCCGGTGCTTCAACGGAGGTGCTGACCGTTTTTGTTGCTGTAGATGCTGAGAAAACATCCGCCCAGAATCTTGACCACGGAGAGGAAATTGAAATCATCACACTGCCGGTGAAAGATTTCTATCAAAATGTCTATGCACTTGAAAATGAAAACACGTACATAGACCTAAAGCTCTTCGGACTGTTTGAGCTTGCAAAAAAGAAGTATCCTGTTTAG
- a CDS encoding SDR family oxidoreductase — MPIALITGASGGLGKEIALALLKDSNEVIGIFNTNNISIEGFENSLHTLKADIRNKADVKNIANYVSEKFGKLDYLINSAGVSRDGLIVNYPESSWDEVIAVNLTGVFYLIREVVPFLKKSDNPHIINISSRSAIRGTAGQCAYSASKAALIGLSASLAKELSEYSIKINTVLPGFLNTAMGRHNESALKRAETESALGTLSSPKEAAMFIATIIKTTTVTGQIFTLDSRL, encoded by the coding sequence ATGCCTATAGCGCTAATTACGGGCGCCTCCGGCGGTCTTGGAAAAGAGATTGCTCTTGCGCTTTTAAAGGATTCCAATGAGGTTATCGGGATTTTTAACACCAATAATATTTCAATTGAGGGTTTTGAAAACTCCCTGCACACACTGAAAGCTGATATTAGAAACAAGGCGGATGTCAAAAATATTGCCAATTATGTAAGCGAAAAATTTGGGAAACTTGATTACCTTATAAACTCTGCCGGTGTGAGCCGTGACGGGCTTATCGTAAACTATCCTGAGAGCAGTTGGGATGAGGTCATTGCGGTTAATTTAACGGGAGTGTTTTATCTGATAAGGGAGGTAGTGCCGTTTTTAAAAAAGTCGGACAATCCGCACATCATTAATATATCATCGCGTTCTGCCATACGAGGCACTGCCGGACAATGTGCCTACAGTGCCTCAAAAGCGGCACTTATCGGGCTTTCCGCAAGTCTTGCAAAGGAGCTTTCGGAGTACAGTATAAAAATAAACACGGTTTTACCCGGGTTTCTTAACACTGCTATGGGAAGACATAATGAGAGTGCACTTAAACGCGCAGAAACCGAAAGCGCACTCGGCACACTTTCCAGTCCCAAAGAGGCGGCAATGTTTATCGCCACGATTATAAAAACCACAACTGTTACCGGTCAGATTTTTACTCTGGATAGCAGACTATGA
- the bioD gene encoding dethiobiotin synthase, with product MKGIFITGTDTGVGKTLITTLIAIGLSELGYSVTLRKPIETGCKPEGSILIPEDGMFYIKNIPSLKKEKIDDITPIRFKEPLCPLAASRIEKTQISWENIITSLKSVETSKILMVEGVGGVMVPITEGRFVYDLIIELQLPVIVVCGNRLGAINHTLLTLDFLKARKISVIGIIINHTDLADTLAHKTNPAIIAELSSGVPIIGTIPYISEISAESLKDVSKKYINYDIIQGYLQSDDITK from the coding sequence ATGAAAGGCATTTTCATAACAGGCACAGATACCGGAGTCGGCAAAACTCTTATAACCACGCTTATTGCTATTGGGTTAAGTGAACTGGGTTATAGCGTAACACTCAGAAAACCGATTGAGACCGGCTGCAAACCAGAAGGCAGCATTTTAATTCCTGAGGACGGCATGTTCTACATTAAAAATATTCCCTCACTAAAAAAAGAAAAGATTGACGACATTACGCCCATTAGATTTAAAGAACCACTGTGTCCGCTTGCCGCCTCAAGAATTGAAAAAACACAAATTTCATGGGAAAATATTATTACATCTCTTAAAAGTGTTGAAACATCCAAAATCCTCATGGTTGAGGGGGTGGGAGGCGTGATGGTGCCGATTACTGAGGGTAGGTTTGTGTATGATCTTATTATAGAGCTCCAATTGCCGGTAATTGTTGTTTGTGGAAACAGGCTTGGCGCTATAAATCACACGCTCCTTACGTTGGATTTTCTTAAAGCCAGAAAAATATCTGTCATTGGAATTATAATAAATCACACAGATCTTGCCGATACACTTGCTCACAAAACCAACCCCGCAATAATTGCCGAGCTATCCTCTGGAGTGCCGATAATCGGAACAATACCATATATTAGTGAAATAAGCGCTGAGAGTTTAAAAGATGTATCAAAAAAATATATCAACTATGATATAATACAGGGTTATCTACAGAGCGACGATATAACAAAATAA
- the secA gene encoding preprotein translocase subunit SecA, with amino-acid sequence MIGYVLKKIFGTNNERELKKLVPLVELINDQEAAVSKLSDSELKDKTGEFRTRLQNGETLDDILTEAFAVVREVSKRILSMRHFDMQLVGGIVLHQGKISEMKTGEGKTLVATLPVYLNALDGRGVHVVTVNDYLARRDTQWMGPIYNFLGLSVGAIQNDDSFIYDPSYKSEYEKLDFLNPCTRQEAYHADITYGTNNEYGFDYLRDNMKYELAEFSQRELNYAIVDEVDSILIDEARTPLIISGPSEESTDKYYKINKMIPKLKKEIDYTIDEKAKNAILTEEGAIHAERLIGVENLFDPINIELVHHVLQGLKAHSLYRKDTDYVVTDGEVIIVDEFTGRLMPGRRWSDGLHQAIEAKEGVKIESENQTLATITFQNFFRMYNKLAGMTGTADTEAEEFGKIYNLDVMVIPTNRPMNRTDLPDSIYKNEQAKYKAVIETIKECNSIAQPVLVGTISIDKSEVLSKELKKAGIPHSVLNAKHHDKEAEIVAQAGRSGAVTIATNMAGRGTDIVLGGNPKGLAHDMLKDNKEYTDEEWIKTLSKAEEICARDKEKVIAAGGLFILGTERHEARRIDNQLRGRSGRQGDPGTSRFFLSLEDDLMRIFGSDRISGLMGRLGMEEDIPIENKMVSRAIANAQKKVEAHNFDIRKHLLEYDDVMNKQRTEIYSFRREILAAESLQEQIMEMIEDTATDILERSCPEDTYTENWDMVSLLDSLFGIFGVPQKELKRQIEDIKHIDALREKIPAVLKDLYKKKEEEMGEHVLRYFEKVTLLQLLDTQWKDHLLAMDHLKEGIGLRGYGQKDPLVEYKKEAFDMFSDLTFRVTGEFLTRLFHIKVHSEEEIERSSTFKRQPVFYNRSDNETPQTVRKSKKPGRNDPCTCGSGKKYKKCCGK; translated from the coding sequence ATGATAGGTTATGTACTAAAAAAGATTTTTGGCACTAATAACGAGCGTGAGCTTAAAAAACTCGTACCATTGGTAGAGTTGATAAACGATCAGGAGGCCGCAGTATCAAAACTCTCGGACTCAGAGTTGAAGGACAAAACCGGAGAGTTCCGCACCCGACTCCAAAACGGTGAGACACTGGACGACATCCTGACTGAGGCGTTTGCCGTAGTGAGAGAGGTCTCTAAGCGGATACTTTCTATGCGCCATTTTGATATGCAGTTAGTTGGCGGCATTGTGCTTCATCAGGGGAAAATATCTGAGATGAAAACTGGCGAGGGTAAAACCCTTGTCGCTACCCTTCCTGTGTATCTAAATGCACTTGATGGCAGAGGAGTTCATGTTGTCACTGTTAACGATTACCTGGCGCGGCGTGACACTCAGTGGATGGGGCCAATTTACAACTTTTTAGGGCTTTCCGTAGGAGCTATTCAAAACGACGACTCCTTTATCTATGACCCCTCGTATAAGTCTGAGTATGAAAAACTGGATTTCCTAAATCCCTGCACCAGACAGGAGGCGTACCATGCTGATATAACTTACGGCACAAACAATGAGTACGGGTTTGATTATCTCCGCGATAACATGAAATACGAGCTTGCCGAGTTTTCACAGCGTGAACTTAACTATGCTATCGTTGACGAGGTTGACAGCATTTTAATTGACGAGGCAAGAACTCCGCTGATTATATCAGGGCCATCTGAGGAGTCAACCGACAAATACTATAAAATAAACAAGATGATTCCAAAACTTAAAAAAGAAATAGACTATACAATCGACGAAAAAGCGAAAAATGCAATTTTAACTGAAGAGGGTGCCATACACGCAGAGCGTCTGATTGGTGTTGAAAACCTGTTTGATCCGATAAACATAGAGCTGGTTCATCACGTGCTTCAGGGGCTTAAAGCGCATAGCCTCTATAGAAAAGACACCGATTACGTGGTAACCGATGGCGAGGTTATCATCGTAGATGAGTTTACGGGACGCTTGATGCCCGGCAGACGGTGGTCAGACGGTCTTCATCAGGCGATAGAAGCCAAAGAAGGCGTCAAAATAGAGAGTGAAAACCAAACTCTTGCCACAATTACATTTCAGAATTTTTTCAGAATGTACAATAAACTTGCCGGTATGACAGGCACCGCTGACACTGAGGCAGAGGAGTTTGGAAAAATCTACAACCTTGACGTTATGGTTATCCCAACAAACAGGCCAATGAACAGAACGGATTTGCCCGATTCAATATACAAAAACGAACAGGCTAAATATAAGGCCGTAATAGAAACCATAAAAGAGTGTAACTCAATAGCTCAACCTGTTTTGGTTGGCACAATATCAATAGATAAGTCAGAGGTGTTGTCAAAAGAACTTAAAAAGGCAGGTATCCCTCATAGCGTGCTAAATGCCAAGCATCACGATAAAGAGGCTGAAATCGTGGCCCAGGCCGGCAGAAGCGGCGCTGTAACTATAGCCACAAACATGGCAGGTCGCGGCACGGATATTGTGCTTGGCGGTAATCCTAAGGGGCTAGCCCACGATATGCTTAAAGACAACAAGGAATACACAGACGAGGAGTGGATAAAGACACTTTCAAAGGCAGAGGAAATCTGCGCCCGTGATAAAGAAAAAGTAATCGCGGCAGGTGGACTATTTATTCTGGGAACAGAGCGCCACGAGGCTCGCCGCATAGATAATCAGTTGCGAGGGCGCTCAGGACGTCAGGGCGACCCCGGCACATCCAGGTTTTTCCTTTCCCTTGAGGACGATCTTATGAGAATCTTCGGCTCCGATAGAATCTCGGGACTTATGGGACGCCTCGGCATGGAGGAGGATATTCCTATTGAAAATAAAATGGTCTCACGGGCTATTGCCAATGCTCAGAAAAAGGTGGAGGCGCATAACTTTGATATAAGAAAACACCTTCTTGAGTACGATGACGTAATGAACAAGCAGAGAACTGAGATTTACTCTTTCAGACGTGAAATCCTTGCCGCAGAGTCCCTGCAAGAGCAGATAATGGAGATGATTGAAGATACCGCTACGGATATTTTGGAGCGCTCTTGCCCCGAGGATACCTACACAGAAAACTGGGACATGGTAAGTTTGCTGGATTCTCTGTTTGGCATATTCGGCGTCCCGCAAAAAGAGTTAAAACGCCAAATTGAAGACATTAAACACATAGATGCGTTAAGAGAAAAAATTCCTGCGGTTTTAAAGGACTTGTACAAAAAGAAAGAAGAGGAAATGGGAGAACATGTGTTGCGGTATTTTGAAAAAGTGACCCTCCTTCAACTTCTTGACACTCAGTGGAAAGACCATTTGCTTGCTATGGATCACCTTAAGGAGGGAATAGGGCTTCGCGGCTACGGACAAAAAGACCCTCTTGTGGAATACAAAAAAGAAGCATTTGACATGTTTTCAGATTTGACCTTCCGAGTGACAGGAGAATTTCTGACCCGTTTATTCCACATAAAGGTGCACTCTGAAGAGGAAATCGAGCGTTCCAGTACATTTAAAAGACAACCTGTGTTTTATAACAGAAGCGACAACGAAACCCCGCAAACCGTCAGAAAAAGCAAAAAACCCGGAAGGAATGACCCTTGCACTTGCGGCAGCGGTAAAAAATACAAGAAATGCTGCGGGAAATAG
- a CDS encoding radical SAM protein has translation MKIRKVAFIESKAPGNHIYSRYPVPRVGSVLLSTILSALGYEVKVYIEDLAKIDWQYVENSDIVCISTITPTATRAYKHAKRAQTLGIPVVMGGAHVSFMAEEALNYCDYVVRGEGDESIVELFNYLEKGSPDIKTIKGLSYRDKHGAVVNNESRPLLASLDELPIPDVSLVQDFDKSIIYPISLSRGCPFNCNFCSVIRVFGRRYRSKSIENSMAEIRKAASYPKKNIFFVDDNFTASKKRAKTLLKEMINENMKTEYNAQVRTDIAKDPELLELLAKSYCSTVYIGFESINPKTLIEYNKGQGLQEIKDCIKAVKEHGIAIHGMFVLGADNDEITTIRQTVDFAIEQGIDTIQLMILTPLPGTPFYNDMLTSGRLIHQDWAKFDAHHVTFKPMIMNPQTLHMETLKAMGRFYSWKYIFRHMAKLDFFHVAVGLYGKHAVKQALIEAKEYLNVITQLLETNNISEPNISIQ, from the coding sequence GTGAAAATTAGAAAGGTAGCATTTATAGAATCTAAAGCGCCTGGTAACCACATATACAGCAGGTATCCAGTGCCGAGGGTGGGGTCTGTGCTTCTTTCTACTATACTTTCGGCTCTCGGCTACGAGGTGAAGGTATATATTGAGGATCTGGCAAAAATAGACTGGCAGTACGTTGAGAACTCTGATATCGTCTGCATTTCCACGATAACGCCTACGGCAACAAGAGCATATAAACACGCAAAGAGGGCGCAAACGTTAGGGATACCAGTTGTTATGGGTGGGGCTCACGTCTCTTTTATGGCTGAGGAGGCTCTGAACTACTGTGACTATGTGGTCAGAGGCGAGGGCGATGAGTCAATAGTGGAGCTTTTTAATTACCTTGAGAAGGGTTCGCCTGATATAAAGACGATTAAAGGACTTTCGTACAGAGACAAACACGGCGCTGTCGTAAACAATGAGTCAAGACCTCTTTTAGCCTCCCTTGATGAGCTGCCCATTCCTGATGTATCGCTTGTGCAGGACTTTGATAAGTCCATCATATATCCGATATCGCTTTCACGGGGATGTCCGTTTAACTGCAACTTCTGTTCTGTTATCAGGGTTTTTGGACGGCGGTACCGGTCTAAATCTATAGAGAATTCGATGGCTGAGATACGCAAGGCAGCCAGTTATCCAAAGAAAAACATATTCTTTGTGGATGATAACTTCACAGCAAGCAAGAAAAGGGCTAAAACTCTCCTTAAGGAAATGATTAACGAGAATATGAAAACTGAGTACAATGCTCAGGTGCGTACTGATATTGCAAAGGACCCTGAACTACTTGAATTGTTGGCAAAATCCTATTGCAGCACAGTATATATCGGGTTTGAATCAATAAATCCTAAAACGCTGATTGAATACAATAAAGGGCAGGGTTTGCAGGAAATTAAGGACTGTATAAAAGCGGTAAAGGAGCATGGAATAGCAATCCACGGGATGTTTGTCCTTGGAGCTGATAACGATGAGATTACAACGATAAGGCAGACAGTTGATTTTGCAATAGAGCAGGGGATAGATACGATTCAGCTAATGATACTAACACCGCTTCCCGGCACACCTTTTTACAATGACATGTTGACAAGCGGCAGATTGATTCATCAGGATTGGGCTAAGTTTGACGCTCACCACGTAACATTTAAGCCAATGATAATGAACCCTCAGACATTGCACATGGAAACATTGAAGGCGATGGGACGGTTTTATTCATGGAAATACATTTTCAGACACATGGCAAAACTGGACTTTTTCCATGTTGCTGTCGGACTTTACGGAAAACATGCCGTAAAGCAGGCTTTAATTGAGGCTAAAGAATATCTGAACGTTATCACCCAACTGCTGGAAACGAATAACATCTCTGAACCTAATATCTCAATTCAGTAA
- a CDS encoding response regulator, which translates to MAQVMFDKSKFGDVILKDKRFFIIDDFKEFRDSVKRDIAALGVKSVDTSEDANDAIYRISRQPYDIILCDYNLGAGKKNGQQIFEELTYKKVLGYSNMFFMVTAENTIKMVMSVMDYQPDGYLVKPFTIKDIVQRIKTVNEKKQLFAEIDKAIMRRDYIGAITSCDSLLKNNSKYLLEILKVKGEIYMTTGDYKNAGNLYSLVLNKHRLVWAVFNMGKVYYHTKKYLDAENTFRALIAENDMFVPAYDWLAKTLEATGDKKAAQIVLEDAVAKSPQAIFRQRALGNIAYSNKDFDMAEKSFNNAVEIGKTSLFKDPSDYVQLAKVYVKKDDTGKALDMIDEARADFIASDEIMLKTTLLESSIYADTGQHDKALQYLNKAEKISNDYDGKVPPELAIELSGAFIKAGEKEKGMEMMKLIVQNNHSDTDILRKVQETFDVLGMSEEGVAFVANTKAEIIRVNNRGVELISKGMLTEAIDLFEKAADGMPSNFIINLNALRAIVGYLLKKGKDNDYIDRCEKYIDRINVIEPDNIKFQQLVGRYRNIR; encoded by the coding sequence ATGGCACAAGTCATGTTTGATAAATCAAAGTTTGGAGATGTTATTCTTAAAGACAAGAGATTTTTTATCATTGATGACTTCAAGGAATTCAGAGACAGCGTGAAAAGAGATATTGCAGCGCTTGGTGTCAAATCAGTAGATACTTCTGAAGATGCAAACGATGCAATATATAGAATATCCCGACAGCCATACGATATAATTCTCTGTGATTATAACCTCGGGGCGGGTAAGAAAAACGGTCAGCAGATATTTGAGGAACTTACGTACAAAAAGGTACTCGGCTATTCAAATATGTTTTTCATGGTAACAGCAGAAAACACAATAAAAATGGTCATGAGCGTTATGGACTACCAACCTGACGGATATTTAGTAAAACCCTTTACCATAAAAGATATAGTGCAGAGAATTAAAACAGTAAACGAAAAGAAACAGTTGTTTGCAGAGATTGACAAAGCGATAATGCGCAGGGACTATATTGGTGCAATTACCTCATGTGACAGCCTGTTAAAAAACAATTCAAAATACCTTCTGGAAATTTTAAAGGTTAAGGGTGAAATCTACATGACAACCGGTGATTACAAAAACGCAGGGAATCTGTACTCACTGGTGTTAAACAAGCACAGGTTGGTGTGGGCAGTGTTTAATATGGGGAAAGTGTATTATCACACAAAAAAATATCTTGATGCAGAAAACACATTTAGAGCGCTAATTGCAGAAAACGATATGTTTGTTCCAGCGTATGACTGGCTGGCTAAAACACTGGAGGCAACAGGGGACAAAAAGGCCGCCCAAATTGTTTTAGAAGATGCTGTAGCTAAATCACCACAAGCGATATTCAGACAACGGGCGCTTGGTAACATCGCATACAGCAACAAAGATTTTGACATGGCAGAAAAATCTTTCAATAATGCCGTTGAAATTGGGAAAACCTCGCTCTTTAAAGACCCCTCCGATTACGTGCAGCTTGCAAAAGTGTATGTTAAAAAGGATGATACCGGCAAGGCCCTTGATATGATAGATGAGGCAAGGGCTGATTTTATCGCAAGCGATGAGATTATGCTTAAGACAACGTTGTTAGAAAGCAGCATATATGCTGATACAGGCCAGCATGATAAGGCACTGCAGTATTTAAATAAGGCTGAGAAGATTTCCAACGATTATGACGGCAAGGTGCCGCCTGAGCTGGCGATAGAGCTGTCTGGTGCGTTTATTAAAGCCGGCGAGAAGGAAAAAGGCATGGAGATGATGAAGCTCATCGTCCAAAACAACCATTCGGACACTGATATATTAAGAAAAGTTCAGGAAACATTTGATGTTCTCGGAATGTCTGAAGAGGGAGTTGCTTTTGTAGCTAATACGAAAGCTGAGATTATAAGGGTTAACAACAGAGGCGTTGAGTTAATCAGCAAAGGAATGCTCACTGAGGCAATAGACCTGTTTGAAAAAGCAGCCGATGGAATGCCGTCAAATTTCATAATAAATTTAAATGCGTTACGAGCAATAGTAGGCTATTTGTTGAAAAAAGGAAAAGACAACGACTATATAGACCGGTGTGAGAAGTACATCGATCGCATAAATGTGATAGAGCCAGACAACATTAAATTCCAACAGCTTGTCGGCAGGTATAGAAATATCAGGTAA
- the argH gene encoding argininosuccinate lyase, which yields MKKLWGGRFTQGAAKSVEAFTQSISFDKRLAFYDIAGSTAHAKMLAKQGIITQKEAKEIITGLNKIKKQIILSTFDFKVELEDIHMNIESALTEMYPDSGRKLHTARSRNDQVALDLRLYLRDVTKNIIELIKNFQNILVDISEKHLNTIMPGYTHLQRAQPVLLAHHLLAYVEMFQRDRERLSDCLKRVNTLPLGACAMSGTTLNIDRDYVAKELKFARISENSMDAVSDRDFVIEFISHCSIIMMHLSRMAEELVLWSTGEFSFIEISDAYTTGSSIMPQKKNPDVAELIRGKTGRVYGALMSILTIMKALPLTYNRDMQEDKIPLFDTCDTVSASLQIINEMFHHINFNAMRLRETASSGFSLATDLAEYLVRKGIPFRAAHEITGNIVKYCVELDETLEKIPLSVFKSFSDSIEEDVYQCLNLDDAVNNKNSRGGTSMNEVQKQIQRFKKLLRMR from the coding sequence ATGAAAAAACTTTGGGGCGGCAGGTTTACACAAGGTGCGGCTAAAAGCGTTGAGGCTTTTACACAATCCATATCCTTTGATAAACGTCTTGCGTTTTATGATATAGCTGGAAGCACAGCTCACGCAAAGATGCTTGCCAAGCAGGGGATTATAACTCAAAAAGAAGCTAAGGAAATCATAACCGGATTAAATAAAATAAAAAAGCAGATAATTTTAAGCACATTTGATTTTAAAGTTGAACTTGAAGATATTCACATGAATATTGAGAGCGCTCTTACTGAGATGTACCCCGACTCCGGCAGGAAACTTCACACCGCCCGCTCTCGAAACGATCAGGTTGCGCTTGACCTGCGACTGTATCTCAGAGATGTGACAAAAAACATTATCGAATTGATTAAAAATTTCCAAAATATACTTGTAGATATTTCAGAAAAACATCTAAACACAATAATGCCCGGTTACACTCATCTTCAGAGGGCACAGCCGGTTTTGCTGGCTCACCATCTGCTTGCGTACGTGGAGATGTTTCAGCGTGACAGGGAAAGATTAAGCGATTGCCTTAAGCGAGTTAACACGCTTCCTCTGGGCGCTTGTGCAATGTCTGGTACAACCTTAAATATAGACAGAGACTATGTTGCTAAGGAGTTGAAATTTGCCCGTATTTCGGAAAACAGTATGGATGCCGTATCGGACAGGGATTTTGTGATTGAGTTCATTTCACACTGCTCAATTATAATGATGCACCTTAGCCGGATGGCGGAGGAGTTGGTTTTATGGAGCACTGGTGAGTTTTCTTTTATAGAAATATCAGATGCCTACACAACAGGGTCAAGCATAATGCCTCAAAAGAAAAACCCTGATGTAGCGGAACTGATTCGTGGTAAAACTGGGCGCGTCTATGGCGCTCTTATGTCAATCCTGACCATTATGAAAGCGCTCCCGCTTACTTATAACCGCGACATGCAGGAGGATAAAATTCCGCTTTTTGATACATGTGATACAGTGAGCGCATCCCTACAAATTATTAATGAGATGTTTCATCACATAAATTTTAACGCAATGAGGCTTAGAGAAACAGCCAGCTCAGGGTTTTCCCTTGCCACGGATTTGGCAGAATATCTGGTAAGAAAAGGAATCCCTTTTAGAGCTGCGCACGAAATCACCGGAAATATAGTAAAATACTGTGTAGAGCTGGATGAGACACTTGAAAAAATTCCTCTCAGCGTTTTTAAATCGTTCTCTGACAGCATAGAAGAGGATGTGTATCAGTGCCTAAATTTAGACGATGCTGTTAACAATAAGAACTCACGTGGAGGCACATCAATGAATGAGGTGCAAAAGCAAATACAGAGGTTTAAAAAATTGTTAAGGATGAGATAA
- a CDS encoding D-sedoheptulose 7-phosphate isomerase: MTIKETIQKCVKDSIEVKERFFSENIERIEEVAKAIAGAFSGGRKLLLFGNGGSATDASHIAAEFVNRFKCERPGLPAIALNTDMAVVTSIANDYDFSEVFARQIKSLAQEGDIVIAISTSGGSKNVLKAVDAANKKKLIVIAFTGEKGVKLAEKSLYPFVVPTTDTARIQETHITLAHVLCQLVEEILFQFPTKKSKH; this comes from the coding sequence ATGACGATCAAAGAGACGATCCAAAAATGCGTAAAAGACAGCATTGAGGTTAAGGAAAGATTTTTTTCAGAAAATATAGAGAGGATTGAGGAGGTTGCTAAGGCAATAGCTGGGGCTTTTTCAGGCGGCAGGAAGTTGTTGTTGTTTGGTAACGGAGGTTCTGCAACAGATGCCTCCCATATAGCGGCAGAGTTTGTTAACCGGTTTAAGTGTGAGCGGCCGGGACTTCCTGCCATTGCGCTAAACACTGACATGGCAGTTGTTACCTCAATTGCTAACGACTACGATTTCTCGGAAGTTTTTGCCCGTCAGATAAAAAGTCTCGCTCAAGAGGGCGATATAGTGATAGCGATAAGCACAAGCGGAGGTTCCAAAAACGTGCTTAAAGCCGTAGATGCAGCAAATAAGAAAAAACTTATCGTCATAGCGTTTACAGGTGAAAAAGGCGTCAAATTAGCCGAAAAATCTTTATATCCTTTTGTGGTGCCAACAACAGACACTGCACGCATTCAGGAGACTCACATAACTCTGGCTCACGTCCTGTGTCAGCTTGTTGAAGAGATCCTGTTTCAATTTCCAACAAAAAAATCCAAACATTAA